Proteins from one Pirellulales bacterium genomic window:
- the bshB1 gene encoding bacillithiol biosynthesis deacetylase BshB1 codes for MLDLLVIAPHPDDAELGMGGSLLRFKDQGLRVGILDLTSGEPTPYGTPELRARETAAANEILKPDWRENLGLPNRSLEATLEARRKLAEVFRRTKPKWLFAPYWVDAHPDHVAATQLVEAARFWSKLTKTNMAGEPHHPARIFYYWCVHLRAAQTPDFVIDISPYWEPKRAAIECYTSQFITGRVQEAPTFIDRLRDQAAYWGWAVGTSYGEPFWSREPIGVTSLRDFV; via the coding sequence ATGCTCGATTTACTTGTGATTGCCCCGCATCCTGATGACGCCGAGTTAGGCATGGGCGGTTCGCTTTTGCGGTTCAAAGATCAAGGGCTGCGTGTGGGCATTCTCGATTTAACCAGCGGCGAGCCGACGCCGTACGGCACGCCGGAATTACGGGCGCGTGAAACCGCTGCCGCTAACGAAATTTTAAAGCCCGATTGGCGAGAGAATTTGGGCCTGCCTAATCGCAGCTTGGAAGCGACCTTGGAAGCCCGGCGCAAATTGGCCGAAGTGTTTCGGCGTACAAAGCCCAAGTGGCTATTTGCACCGTATTGGGTCGATGCGCACCCAGATCATGTGGCGGCCACGCAATTGGTCGAGGCGGCGCGCTTCTGGTCCAAGCTTACCAAAACCAACATGGCGGGCGAGCCGCATCATCCAGCGCGAATATTTTATTATTGGTGCGTACATTTGCGCGCGGCCCAAACCCCCGATTTTGTGATCGACATCAGCCCGTACTGGGAACCTAAGCGGGCGGCAATCGAATGTTACACCAGTCAGTTCATCACGGGCCGAGTACAAGAAGCGCCCACATTTATCGACCGTCTTCGCGATCAAGCGGCTTACTGGGGATGGGCCGTCGGCACAAGCTACGGCGAACCATTCTGGAGTCGTGAGCCAATCGGCGTGACGTCGCTCCGCGATTTTGTCTGA
- a CDS encoding aminotransferase class V-fold PLP-dependent enzyme, whose translation MWVRKRLDIRWSDLGSALRDCITTWNRAAAADDLEDLWSAAGDAFACLSVRTGFDLWLKALELPPGSEVLVSAITIPDMVRIIEAHGLVPIPVDVDPDDLSIDRESLERAITSRTRAILVAHLFGTRQPLEPILEFAQLHSLFVAEDCAQAFSGRHYTGHPQADVSMFSFGSIKTATALGGALLCVRDAEVLARMQKLQAGYPIQSRGGFAKRVFKYSLMKLMSYGVPFAALVWSLRLMRRNPEQFVTSLTRGFPGPNLLTLIRRQPSAPLVALMHRRIAFFNRRSLARRTQRGQRLLSLLPASVPSPGSQSKTHCFWVFPVLHDDPSRLIRRLFNAGFDASRAHSLYVVSPPADRSELRAIMAEAMLPLIVNLPCYGEMPDFELRHLAEEVRASVRLQTWKAPHGQTKSRSDVTPIGSRLQNGSP comes from the coding sequence ATGTGGGTTCGCAAGCGGTTAGATATTCGATGGTCTGATTTAGGCAGTGCTCTGCGGGATTGTATCACGACCTGGAATCGGGCAGCAGCAGCTGACGATTTGGAAGATCTATGGTCGGCTGCTGGCGATGCTTTCGCCTGCCTTTCGGTTCGCACGGGCTTTGACCTGTGGCTGAAAGCTTTAGAACTTCCGCCCGGGAGCGAAGTACTTGTTTCGGCAATTACTATTCCCGACATGGTGCGGATTATCGAAGCCCACGGACTCGTGCCCATTCCGGTGGATGTTGATCCGGACGATTTATCTATAGATCGCGAGAGTTTGGAGCGGGCCATTACTTCTCGTACCCGTGCGATCCTCGTCGCGCACTTATTCGGCACGCGGCAGCCGCTGGAGCCGATTTTGGAGTTCGCGCAACTACACAGTTTGTTTGTCGCCGAGGATTGTGCGCAGGCGTTTTCCGGCCGGCATTACACCGGGCATCCTCAGGCCGATGTCAGCATGTTCAGCTTCGGTTCGATCAAAACTGCAACCGCTTTGGGCGGCGCGTTGCTGTGCGTGCGCGATGCGGAAGTATTGGCTCGGATGCAGAAGCTGCAAGCTGGTTATCCAATTCAATCGCGCGGCGGATTTGCCAAACGTGTATTCAAGTACAGCCTGATGAAGTTGATGTCGTACGGCGTTCCGTTTGCCGCTTTGGTGTGGAGCTTGCGTTTAATGAGACGGAATCCGGAACAATTTGTCACCAGCCTGACGCGCGGCTTTCCTGGCCCGAACTTGCTGACGCTCATTCGCCGGCAACCATCGGCGCCGCTGGTAGCGCTAATGCACCGTCGGATTGCCTTCTTCAACCGACGCAGCCTGGCTCGCCGCACGCAACGTGGCCAGCGCTTGTTATCGCTTTTGCCTGCATCGGTTCCCAGCCCAGGATCGCAGTCAAAAACCCACTGTTTTTGGGTGTTTCCCGTGCTGCATGACGATCCGTCCCGGTTAATTCGCCGGCTGTTTAATGCCGGCTTCGATGCTTCTCGTGCGCACAGCTTGTACGTTGTGTCCCCGCCGGCTGATCGTAGCGAACTGCGCGCGATCATGGCCGAGGCAATGCTGCCGTTGATTGTGAATTTGCCCTGCTATGGCGAAATGCCCGATTTCGAATTGCGGCATCTGGCCGAAGAGGTACGCGCCTCGGTCCGCCTACAAACTTGGAAAGCGCCACACGGTCAGACAAAATCGCGGAGCGACGTCACGCCGATTGGCTCACGACTCCAGAATGGTTCGCCGTAG